A stretch of Lactuca sativa cultivar Salinas chromosome 6, Lsat_Salinas_v11, whole genome shotgun sequence DNA encodes these proteins:
- the LOC111883191 gene encoding vacuolar protein sorting-associated protein 60.2-like has product MGSNKELKGLMKTVKIQDTNNLQDEMMDMMDIRSEIQESLELDALEADMGQETEGEGVPSYTQPDNEPDLNEELNMPLAPSGHAVPVKPSIR; this is encoded by the exons ATGGGATCAAACAAAGAGCTGAAAGGATTGATGAAAACTGTGAAGATACAAGACACTAAT AATTTGCAAGATGAAATGATGGACATGATGGATATAAGGAGTGAGATACAAGAATCTCTTG AACTTGATGCTTTGGAGGCAGACATGGGTCAAGAAACTGAGGGTGAAGGGGTACCTTCATATACTCAACCTGATAATGAGCCCGATCTAAATGAAGAACTTAATATGCCTTTAGCTCCAAGTGGACATGCAGTGCCAGTGAAACCATCAATCAGATGA